Proteins encoded in a region of the Candidatus Cloacimonadota bacterium genome:
- a CDS encoding DUF559 domain-containing protein, whose translation MNTKLKYGQKKGEVLVAIINNKKDFDIISNKNWYRIPVISVQKWLIGRWPPEWLAFYQTKIFGAQAYSIRYYARVINIRKAYRNELFPSELPNEKSNKQYYQINLFPLQQLPKPIFSRRFRRIVFIPTNWQKFSTALEINDLYDESPLENRLWAALKRHNIPAERQEFVTVRKNNYFLDFNIYCSDGKLDIEANGDSWHANPKKSVEDNFRNNALTSSGWRVLRFSTHEIQKDLEEYCIPEISKTINTLGGVEEGRSFPRKINAKFNGSYQMDIFDV comes from the coding sequence ATGAATACAAAATTAAAATATGGACAAAAAAAAGGCGAAGTTTTAGTAGCAATCATCAACAACAAAAAGGATTTTGATATCATTAGCAATAAAAATTGGTATAGGATTCCTGTTATAAGTGTGCAAAAATGGTTGATTGGCAGATGGCCACCTGAATGGCTGGCTTTTTATCAAACAAAAATTTTTGGAGCACAAGCTTATTCTATAAGGTATTATGCTCGCGTTATTAATATCCGAAAAGCATATCGTAATGAACTTTTCCCTTCTGAGTTACCTAATGAGAAGAGCAATAAGCAATATTATCAAATTAATTTATTTCCTTTACAACAATTGCCAAAACCTATTTTTAGTCGTCGATTTCGTAGAATAGTTTTCATTCCAACAAATTGGCAAAAATTTAGCACAGCACTTGAAATCAATGATCTCTATGACGAAAGTCCATTAGAAAACAGATTATGGGCTGCCCTAAAGCGACATAATATTCCTGCAGAGCGACAAGAGTTCGTAACAGTAAGAAAAAACAATTATTTTCTTGATTTTAACATTTACTGTAGTGATGGCAAATTAGATATTGAAGCAAACGGAGATAGTTGGCATGCAAATCCAAAAAAGTCAGTTGAAGATAATTTTCGTAATAATGCTCTAACATCATCTGGTTGGAGAGTTCTACGCTTTTCTACCCATGAAATACAAAAAGATTTAGAGGAGTATTGTATTCCGGAAATTTCAAAAACAATCAATACACTCGGCGGCGTTGAGGAAGGTAGATCTTTCCCAAGAAAAATAAATGCAAAATTTAACGGATCTTACCAAATGGACATTTTTGATGTTTAG
- a CDS encoding NAD+ synthase, whose amino-acid sequence MRKINLTNENIKIVNFIKNYVNNAGMKKGIVGLSGGLDSSLIAHLCVESLGKENVIGVMMPYKSSSSASLEHGKLVAENLGIQYFIRDISPMVDIYFDNFGRNADQLRRGNFMARVRMCVLYDISAKENALVIGTGNKTELYLGYCTQFGDSACAIEPIGHLYKNEVRKLSQELGVPQEIIDKKPTADLWEGQTDEDELGISYETADKIIYYLIDQKMNVEQIIPKGFSEKEIQLVKKLIIKSEFKRKMPPSP is encoded by the coding sequence ATGCGAAAAATTAATCTAACAAACGAAAATATTAAAATTGTAAATTTTATCAAAAATTATGTAAATAATGCCGGAATGAAAAAAGGAATAGTCGGGTTGTCCGGCGGATTAGATTCTTCGCTAATTGCACATCTTTGCGTTGAATCGCTTGGGAAAGAAAATGTGATTGGCGTTATGATGCCATATAAATCCAGCTCTTCTGCCAGCTTGGAGCATGGGAAATTAGTTGCGGAAAATCTCGGAATACAATATTTTATTCGCGATATTTCTCCCATGGTTGATATCTATTTTGATAACTTCGGAAGGAATGCAGATCAACTTCGCAGGGGAAATTTCATGGCACGAGTGCGGATGTGCGTTCTCTATGATATTTCCGCAAAAGAAAATGCTCTCGTGATAGGCACCGGAAATAAAACCGAATTGTATCTCGGATATTGCACTCAATTCGGGGATTCTGCCTGTGCGATTGAACCTATCGGGCATTTGTATAAAAACGAGGTGAGGAAACTTTCTCAAGAACTCGGTGTTCCGCAAGAAATTATTGATAAAAAGCCAACCGCAGATCTTTGGGAAGGTCAAACTGACGAAGATGAGCTGGGAATTTCTTATGAAACTGCTGATAAAATTATTTATTATCTCATTGACCAAAAAATGAATGTGGAGCAGATAATCCCCAAAGGATTTTCAGAAAAAGAAATCCAACTTGTAAAAAAATTGATAATCAAATCAGAATTTAAACGCAAAATGCCACCTTCCCCTTGA
- a CDS encoding helix-hairpin-helix domain-containing protein, with translation MKKFLTPNEKKIVLFLVSFLIFGVLIINAKKLIPDSETDKNFQDSLETVIKKSNEPFLININSADIETLAELPRIGPAKAKAIYDYRKEHGEFKSLFELMNIKGIGEKTLVKLIPHLEIIGDSTVIQTFVASVQKGGDFPKSKTGPSSEKKININLAGKTEITTLYRIGDVTAKRIMDYRIKNGNFKSIEEIKKVKGIGDGIYEKIKGRITIE, from the coding sequence ATGAAAAAATTCTTAACTCCAAATGAAAAAAAGATCGTCTTATTTCTTGTCTCATTTCTAATTTTTGGGGTGCTGATTATCAATGCAAAAAAACTAATCCCCGATTCTGAAACAGATAAAAATTTTCAGGATAGTTTGGAAACTGTTATTAAAAAATCGAATGAACCTTTTTTGATAAATATTAATAGCGCTGATATAGAAACTTTGGCAGAATTGCCGAGAATTGGACCTGCAAAAGCAAAAGCCATTTACGATTATCGCAAAGAGCATGGAGAATTCAAATCTCTTTTTGAACTTATGAATATAAAAGGAATAGGGGAGAAAACTCTGGTAAAACTTATTCCCCATTTGGAAATTATCGGAGATTCTACTGTAATCCAGACGTTTGTCGCCAGCGTTCAAAAAGGGGGTGATTTTCCCAAAAGTAAAACCGGACCATCCTCAGAAAAAAAGATCAATATAAATTTAGCAGGCAAGACCGAAATTACAACTCTTTACAGAATTGGTGATGTTACTGCTAAGCGAATTATGGATTACAGAATTAAAAACGGAAATTTCAAATCCATTGAAGAAATAAAAAAGGTAAAGGGTATCGGAGATGGAATTTACGAGAAAATCAAAGGGAGAATCACGATTGAATAA
- a CDS encoding M28 family peptidase yields MNKKMYLIFLFLLLVFALISCAKKIPQFNGIKAYQYLEKQCDFGTRNPNSEGHLLCKNYLINFLEEAGAEVKTQEFTHIIRGENYQLTNIIASFYPKRRNRLVFGAHWDTRPWADLDSIKANQNTPIMGANDAASGVAVLMELAEILSKNDPLTHGIDIVFFDGEDAGTAGTEENWCLGSAYFVENYEFNTEPQAVIIVDMIGDADLQVEIEGFSYKNSPELVTEIWKIAEGLNIKSFDTKLSNYIFDDHYPFLEKGYNAIDIIDFDYPYWHTLEDTPDKCSAESLQQIGDVLVKFIYSK; encoded by the coding sequence ATGAATAAAAAAATGTACCTGATATTTTTATTTCTGTTATTGGTTTTTGCTCTCATAAGTTGTGCAAAAAAAATCCCTCAATTTAATGGAATAAAAGCCTATCAATATTTGGAAAAACAGTGCGATTTCGGGACCCGAAATCCAAATTCCGAAGGGCATTTACTTTGTAAAAATTACTTAATTAATTTTCTCGAAGAAGCCGGTGCAGAAGTAAAAACACAAGAATTCACACACATAATCAGGGGTGAAAATTATCAACTGACGAACATTATCGCTTCGTTTTATCCCAAAAGAAGAAATCGGCTCGTGTTTGGTGCTCACTGGGACACTCGTCCTTGGGCTGATCTGGACAGTATCAAAGCAAATCAAAACACCCCGATTATGGGAGCAAATGATGCTGCTTCAGGTGTAGCTGTTTTGATGGAATTGGCAGAAATATTGAGCAAAAATGATCCTTTAACCCACGGAATAGATATTGTTTTCTTTGATGGAGAAGATGCCGGAACAGCCGGCACAGAAGAAAATTGGTGTCTGGGCTCTGCCTATTTTGTGGAAAATTATGAATTCAATACAGAACCACAAGCAGTTATCATTGTTGATATGATCGGTGATGCGGATTTGCAAGTGGAAATTGAGGGCTTCTCATACAAGAATTCTCCCGAACTCGTTACGGAAATATGGAAAATCGCCGAAGGATTGAATATCAAATCTTTCGACACAAAACTCTCTAATTATATTTTTGATGACCATTATCCCTTTCTGGAAAAAGGATACAACGCCATAGATATTATAGATTTCGATTATCCTTACTGGCATACTTTGGAAGACACGCCGGATAAATGCTCTGCAGAAAGTTTGCAACAAATCGGCGATGTTTTGGTCAAATTCATTTATAGCAAATGA
- a CDS encoding PaaI family thioesterase, with protein sequence MPEKIENYCFGCSQENPIGLKLKFSHANNETITEWKPTREYEGFPGILHGGIIATIIDEVMAKAIENMGIWAVTVEMNVQYLKKTEIGKKLIARARFVEKRKKILYLKAEILNEQGEVTANGIGKYFFIKEAEYENE encoded by the coding sequence ATGCCAGAAAAAATTGAAAACTACTGTTTCGGATGCTCACAGGAAAATCCGATTGGATTAAAATTGAAATTTTCTCATGCGAACAATGAAACGATTACAGAATGGAAACCTACAAGAGAATACGAAGGATTTCCCGGTATTTTGCATGGTGGAATCATTGCCACAATAATTGATGAGGTCATGGCAAAAGCGATTGAGAATATGGGAATCTGGGCTGTTACAGTTGAAATGAATGTGCAATATCTAAAGAAAACCGAGATAGGGAAAAAACTCATTGCCAGAGCGAGGTTTGTTGAAAAAAGGAAAAAAATTCTATATCTGAAAGCGGAAATTTTGAATGAGCAAGGAGAAGTTACGGCAAACGGAATCGGTAAGTATTTTTTTATAAAAGAAGCCGAGTATGAAAATGAATAA